A genomic stretch from Marinimicrobium sp. C6131 includes:
- a CDS encoding lytic polysaccharide monooxygenase, translating to MRYQSLLFGSFTLMLSASVMGHGVMSEPASRNWFCGAISKPDTAEPGSACAQAFEDDFNGGYQFMSVLTHDLGRKGVSPLPDNVCGFDSETWQGGATPWDKAIDWPTNDISPGPLTITWDISWGPHFDDTEEFVYYITKPDFQYEVGKPLTWDDFESEPFCDLTGYDDTNPGATPNITPEKGSSLFHTECVVPERTGRHVIYGEWGRNYFTYERFHGCIDVQFDGDNGGDPQPDPVVADLTASPANSVFAGAGEIQLSASGSSGSNLSYNWSVEASNSSLYSLSSTSDASTVLTLAEPQSESDVTVRVQVNNADGSDTDSFSFTHVPSTGTSWEDVAPLTNAAQTLSAGDEVQLRLVTNEGADVYLPSTPFVVDNGDATVWTYEFAQAVNGENTDVRVGVLNDDGDVEPAQSATDNRVYAQVPSAYSGAFLQVDEADDGDDGGNGGASCEYVINSDWGSGFVAGIVITNNGSETINGWEVSWDYSGNTQVTNGWSAELSGSGPYTASNMDWNGTIAPGSSVEFGFQGTGSAETPEVTGEICD from the coding sequence ATGCGGTACCAATCGTTGTTATTCGGTTCATTTACCCTGATGTTGTCCGCCAGTGTGATGGGACATGGCGTGATGTCGGAACCGGCGTCACGCAACTGGTTCTGTGGCGCGATCTCCAAGCCCGACACCGCCGAGCCCGGCAGTGCCTGTGCCCAGGCCTTCGAGGACGACTTCAATGGCGGCTACCAGTTCATGAGTGTGTTGACGCACGATCTGGGGCGCAAGGGGGTTTCTCCACTGCCCGATAATGTCTGTGGGTTCGACAGTGAGACCTGGCAGGGCGGTGCCACACCCTGGGACAAGGCCATCGACTGGCCCACCAACGACATCAGCCCCGGGCCCCTGACCATCACCTGGGACATTTCCTGGGGCCCGCACTTTGATGACACCGAAGAATTCGTCTACTACATCACCAAGCCGGACTTCCAGTATGAGGTGGGTAAACCGCTGACCTGGGACGACTTTGAGAGTGAGCCCTTCTGTGACCTCACCGGCTATGACGATACCAACCCCGGCGCCACGCCGAACATCACACCGGAGAAGGGCAGCTCGCTGTTCCATACCGAGTGTGTGGTGCCGGAGCGCACCGGGCGTCACGTCATTTACGGCGAGTGGGGCCGCAACTACTTCACCTATGAGCGTTTCCACGGCTGTATTGATGTGCAGTTCGATGGTGACAACGGGGGTGATCCGCAACCGGATCCGGTCGTGGCTGATTTGACCGCGTCGCCGGCAAACAGCGTGTTTGCCGGTGCCGGCGAGATTCAGCTCAGTGCCTCTGGCTCATCCGGCAGCAACCTCAGCTATAACTGGAGCGTGGAAGCCAGTAACAGCTCCCTCTACTCTCTGAGCAGCACCTCGGACGCCAGTACGGTACTGACCCTGGCCGAGCCGCAGTCCGAGAGCGATGTGACTGTCCGGGTTCAGGTGAACAACGCCGATGGTTCGGACACCGATTCCTTCAGCTTCACCCACGTACCCTCCACCGGCACCAGCTGGGAAGATGTGGCACCGCTGACCAACGCGGCACAAACGCTCAGCGCAGGCGACGAGGTGCAGTTGCGTCTGGTGACCAACGAAGGGGCTGATGTTTACCTGCCGAGCACACCGTTTGTGGTCGACAATGGTGATGCTACTGTCTGGACCTATGAGTTTGCACAAGCCGTCAACGGGGAAAACACCGATGTACGGGTTGGAGTGCTGAACGATGACGGTGACGTTGAGCCGGCTCAGAGTGCCACGGACAACCGCGTATACGCGCAAGTGCCGTCCGCCTACAGCGGCGCCTTCCTGCAGGTGGACGAAGCGGATGACGGCGATGATGGTGGCAATGGTGGTGCCAGTTGCGAGTACGTCATCAACAGCGACTGGGGCTCCGGTTTCGTGGCCGGGATTGTCATCACCAACAACGGTTCCGAGACCATCAACGGTTGGGAAGTGTCCTGGGATTACAGCGGCAATACCCAGGTAACCAATGGTTGGAGTGCCGAGCTGTCGGGTTCGGGCCCGTACACTGCCAGTAATATGGATTGGAATGGCACGATTGCACCAGGGAGCTCTGTGGAGTTTGGCTTCCAGGGTACCGGCAGTGCTGAAACCCCCGAGGTGACCGGCGAAATCTGCGACTGA